The following proteins come from a genomic window of Aspergillus oryzae RIB40 DNA, chromosome 4:
- a CDS encoding La domain family (RNA-binding protein LARP/SRO9 and related La domain proteins) — MAATFSYAQAAKGVAPAQPSEKTAEPNQASKPEEQAEITTPEAENTETVKTEESQEAEKAPVNTDKDVESTAVESSKADVSGTSSPSVGTSSTSTLPKDDESSNTPNGTSESTWDKQSQASGTDKQSNGTENAKEKSAEKEKSEPPKELKAAPLPAVNIWQQRKEAQEAKAKAVASKPAGSAAKTGTSKTASAASSVSGDAQQDQSKAGSKKKGGDVEGAKDRRSKGRDDTASLPPVGDAALWPTPQSAQGEEKKKSEKSPVIRPSGKEKWTPVPYVPTAVFTTPLPSAARRGGRAPRAGRDGARNGTHGSAAAADKATAGQVAQGSATKQSAPGERGRNEPNSARANSLPAPSRRSNSADAGMGDARKNQATDRNRGPKGSDNANIPPAGKHGHGGDNFRHHREGKGFSRNHDATHKGGDHNSRNPHLPVDSQANPRSGSSHERRFENGPKSAEFKDIPRESRADRGRGSHRGRGGFGGSQNSHYPNNHMSHNGFMHPKSFGFGERRSQQHSSGGHRMSLRSPSLPNSGSMYGVYPFPTDINTMYGYQPVHPGPMTAVPYQQYMEPFSLMSMISMQLEYYFSVDNLCKDLFLRRHMDSQGYVPLAFIAGFKRIKTLTEDFELLRHVSRQLRNVDYLQNEDGIDRLRPREKWDQWVLPTDQREPAAQHEGPSKPDETAAAQNHVDGAVNGSTPIVNGTGEAPVSKTSLSSAAPEFSPSKAVEAQNEATVRIPCMPFPHN; from the coding sequence ATGGCTGCTACATTTTCTTATGCCCAAGCTGCTAAGGGCGTTGCCCCCGCACAACCGTCAGAAAAGACAGCGGAGCCGAACCAGGCCTCGAAACCAGAGGAGCAGGCTGAGATCACTACTCCTGAAGCTGAAAACACCGAGACTGTGAAGACGGAGGAATCTCAGGAAGCAGAGAAGGCTCCTGTCAACACTGACAAGGATGTGGAATCCACGGCTGTCGAAAGCTCCAAGGCAGATGTTTCAGGAACTTCCTCCCCCAGTGTGGGCACTTCTTCAACCTCGACGTTACCAAAAGATGATGAGAGCTCAAATACACCGAATGGCACTTCCGAATCTACATGGGATAAGCAGTCCCAGGCCTCGGGAACTGACAAGCAGAGCAATGGAACTGAGAATGCTAAAGAGAAGTctgccgagaaggagaagagcgagCCACCCAAAGAGCTCAAGGctgctcctcttccggcAGTGAATATCTGGCAACAGAGGAAAGAGGCTCAGGAAGCCAAGGCTAAGGCCGTTGCCTCGAAGCCCGCTGGCTCTGCTGCCAAGACTGGCACTTCCAAGACCGCTTCTGCGGCTTCTTCGGTCTCCGGCGATGCTCAACAGGACCAGTCAAAGGCTGgctcaaagaagaagggaggagaTGTGGAAGGTGCCAAGGACAGAAGATCCAAAGGACGTGATGACACTGCATCCCTCCCTCCCGTGGGAGATGCCGCTTTGTGGCCCACCCCTCAAAGTGCTCAGGgtgaggagaaaaagaagtccGAGAAGAGCCCTGTTATCCGTCCCTCCGGTAAAGAGAAGTGGACTCCAGTCCCTTACGTGCCTACTGCTGTTTTTACtactcctcttccttctgctGCCCGCCGTGGTGGAAGAGCTCCTCGCGCTGGAAGGGACGGCGCTCGCAACGGAACCCACGGTTCTGCCGCAGCTGCGGACAAGGCTACTGCTGGTCAGGTAGCTCAAGGCTCTGCCACCAAGCAGTCTGCACCCGGTGAGAGGGGAAGGAACGAGCCCAACTCGGCTCGCGCGAACTCCCTTCCAGCCCCATCCAGGCGATCCAACAGCGCCGATGCCGGAATGGGAGACGCCCGTAAGAACCAAGCAACGGACCGGAACCGTGGACCTAAGGGCAGTGACAATGCCAACATCCCGCCAGCCGGTAAGCATGGCCACGGAGGCGATAACTTCCGTCATCATCGTGAAGGCAAGGGATTCTCCAGGAATCACGACGCTACGCACAAGGGCGGCGATCACAACTCCAGGAACCCCCACTTGCCTGTGGATTCACAGGCTAACCCTCGCTCAGGCTCTTCCCACGAACGTCGCTTCGAGAACGGCCCCAAGTCGGCAGAATTCAAGGACATTCCCCGCGAGTCGCGTGCCGACAGAGGTCGTGGCTCTCACCGTGGCCGTGGCGGTTTCGGCGGCTCTCAGAACTCTCACTATCCTAACAACCATATGTCTCACAATGGTTTCATGCACCCCAAGTCCTTTGGCTTCGGCGAGCGCCGGTCGCAACAGCATAGCTCTGGAGGCCACAGGATGTCTTTGAGGTCGCCTTCTTTACCAAACTCTGGATCCATGTATGGTGTCTATCCTTTCCCCACCGATATCAACACCATGTATGGCTACCAGCCAGTACACCCTGGCCCCATGACCGCTGTCCCTTACCAGCAATATATGGAGCCCTTCTCCCTTATGAGTATGATCTCGATGCAGCTTGAGTACTACTTCTCTGTGGATAACTTGTGCAAGGACTTGTTCCTTCGAAGACACATGGACTCTCAGGGCTACGTCCCACTGGCTTTCATTGCTGGCTTCAAGCGCATCAAGACTCTGACCGAGGACTTCGAACTTCTTCGCCACGTCTCCCGCCAACTGAGAAATGTTGATTATCTGCAGAACGAAGATGGCATTGATAGGTTGCGCCCGAGAGAGAAGTGGGATCAGTGGGTCCTTCCTACTGACCAGCGCGAACCCGCCGCTCAGCATGAGGGACCCAGCAAGCCTGATGAGACTGCAGCAGCGCAGAATCATGTCGATGGCGCAGTTAACGGATCGACACCAATTGTCAATGGAACTGGTGAAGCTCCAGTCTCGAAGACTTCATTGTCTTCCGCCGCCCCTGAGTTCTCGCCTTCCAAGGCTGTGGAAGCGCAAAACGAAGCTACTGTAAGGATCCCTTGTATGCCTTTCCCGCATAATTAA
- a CDS encoding SPFH domain-containing protein (prohibitins and stomatins of the PID superfamily), which translates to MDVASRQSSRLLRSSPSAITSRLLQNPRLPTSALTATNNLNSVRRRNVSSSPRSLAPESLLNFGAGSQPGGPPTYFSNRSALPMNTVIRFVPQQTAWIVERMGKFHRILEPGLAILIPFIDRIAYVKSLKESAIEIPSQNAITADNVTLELDGVLYTRVFDAYKASYGVEDAEYAISQLAQTTMRSEIGQLTLDHVLKERATLNTNITQAINEAAQDWGVVCLRYEIRDIHAPEGVVAAMHRQVTAERSKRAEILDSEGQRQSAINIAEGRKQSVILASEAMRQEQINRAAGEAEAILLKAQATARGIDAVAKSIAADKENAHGALSLSVAEKYVDAFSNLAKEGTSVVVPGNVGDMSGMVASAMAIYKNVNQGQAHNVAAKTLGVEPIQGQASHNTSDKASEVDHEVKAEVEETSHENVADEVLEGFNEASQQKR; encoded by the exons ATGGATGTGGCATCTAGGCAGTCGTCGAGGCTGCTCCGGTCCTCTCCCAGCGCCATCACGTCCCGTTTACTCCAGAACCCTCGTCTTCCTACCTCCGCACTCACAGCTACGAACAACTTGAATAGCGTTCGACGACGAAATGTGTCTTCCTCACCCCGGAGCCTCGCACCCGAATCACTTTTGAACTTTGGGGCTGGGTCGCAACCTGGAGGACCCCCTACCTACTTCTCCAATCGCTCGGCGCTCCCCATGAACACGGTTATTCGATTCGTCCCTCAACAGACAGCATGGATCGTGGAGCGGATGGGAAAGTTCCACCGGATCTTGGAGCCTGGTCTTGCGATCCTGATTCCGTTCATTGACCGGATTGCATATGtcaagagcttgaaggaaTCGGCCATCGAAATCCCGAGCCAAAATGCTATTACGGCGGATAACGTCACACTAGAGCTGGATGGTGTGCTGTACACGAGAGTTTTTGACGCGTATAAGGCGAG CTACGGTGTGGAGGATGCGGAATATGCCATCTCCCAACTTGCACAGACGACTATGCGCTCAGAAATCGGTCAGCTTACACTCGACCATGTACTGAAGGAGCGCGCGACGTTAAATACCAACATCACGCAGGCTATCAACGAGGCGGCACAAGATTGGGGTGTTGTTTGTCTTCGTTATGAGATCAGAGATATCCATGCACCGGAGGGCGTCGTCGCAGCCATGCATCGCCAGGTGACAGCTGAGCGGTCGAAGCGGGCGGAGATCCTCGACTCCGAGGGACAGCGGCAGAGTGCGATCAATATCGCCGAGGGTCGGAAGCAGTCCGTGATCTTGGCTTCGGAGGCTATGCGGCAAGAACAGATCAACCGTGCCGCTGGTGAGGCGGAAGCGATCTTGCTGAAGGCACAGGCTACCGCGAGGGGTATCGACGCCGTCGCCAAGTCTATCGCGGCTGATAAGGAGAATGCCCACGGAGCTCTTAGCCTGAGTGTAGCAGAGAAGTATGTCGATGCTTTCTCCAACCTGGCTAAGGAGGGCACTTCGGTTGTCGTTCCCGGAAACGTTGGTGATATGAGTGGAATGGTTGCGAGTGCCATGGCTATCTACAAGAATGTGAACCAGGGCCAAGCGCACAACGTTGCGGCAAAGACCCTGGGAGTGGAACCTATTCAGGGCCAGGCTTCTCACAACACCTCAGACAAAGCGTCTGAAGTAGACCATGAGGTAAAAGCGGAAGTCGAGGAGACCTCCCATGAAAATGTCGCAGATGAAGTACTGGAAGGCTTCAATGAGGCTAGCCAGCAGAAGAGATAA